From Streptomyces sp. NBC_00690, a single genomic window includes:
- the acnA gene encoding aconitate hydratase AcnA has product MSANSFDARSTLRVGDESYEIFRLDKVEGSARLPYSLKVLLENLLRTEDGANITADHIRALGGWDSQAQPSQEIQFTPARVIMQDFTGVPCVVDLATMREAVKELGGDPAKINPLAPAELVIDHSVIADKFGTSDAFAQNVELEYGRNRERYQFLRWGQTAFDEFKVVPPGTGIVHQVNIEHLARTVMVRKGQAYPDTLVGTDSHTTMVNGLGVLGWGVGGIEAEAAMLGQPVSMLIPRVVGFKLTGELTPGTTATDLVLTITEMLRKHGVVGKFVEFYGEGVAATSLANRATIGNMSPEFGSTAAIFPIDGETLKYLRLTGRAEQQVALVEAYAKEQGLWLDPAAEPDFSEKLELDLATVVPSIAGPKRPQDRIVLANASQQFALDVRNYVSDDEEAGKESFPASDSPASANGVPSRPTTVTAPDGSTYEIDHGAVTVAAITSCTNTSNPYVMVAAALVAKKAVEKGLTRKPWVKTTLAPGSKVVTDYFDKAGLTPYLDKVGFNLVGYGCTTCIGNSGPLPEEVSKAVNENDLAVTSVLSGNRNFEGRINPDVKMNYLASPPLVVAYALAGSMKVDITREALGLDTEGKPVYLQDIWPTEAEVNDVVANSIGEDMFNKSYQDVFAGDAQWKALSIPTGNTFEWDAESTYVRKPPYFEGMRMETTPVEDIANARVLAKLGDSVTTDHISPAGAIKADTPAGKYLTEHKVERRDFNSYGSRRGNHEVMIRGTFANIRLRNQIAPGTEGGFTRDFTQDGGPVAFIYDASRNYIEQDIPLVILAGKEYGSGSSRDWAAKGTALLGVKAVIAESYERIHRSNLIGMGVLPLQYPEGASAEALGLTGEESFSFSGVTELNNGVTPRTVKVTTDTGVEFDAVVRIDTPGEADYYRNGGIMQYVLRNLIRG; this is encoded by the coding sequence GTGTCGGCGAACAGCTTCGACGCCCGCAGCACGCTGCGCGTGGGTGACGAGTCGTACGAGATCTTCAGGCTGGACAAGGTCGAGGGCTCTGCACGCCTCCCGTACAGCCTGAAGGTGCTGCTGGAGAACCTGCTCCGCACCGAGGACGGCGCGAACATCACCGCCGACCACATTCGGGCGCTCGGCGGCTGGGACTCCCAGGCGCAGCCAAGCCAGGAGATCCAGTTCACTCCGGCCCGTGTGATCATGCAGGACTTCACCGGTGTGCCGTGCGTCGTGGACCTCGCCACCATGCGTGAGGCCGTCAAGGAGCTGGGCGGCGATCCGGCGAAGATCAACCCGCTGGCCCCGGCCGAGCTGGTCATCGATCACTCCGTCATCGCCGACAAGTTCGGCACCAGCGACGCCTTCGCGCAGAACGTCGAGCTGGAGTACGGCCGCAACCGGGAGCGCTACCAGTTCCTGCGCTGGGGCCAGACCGCGTTCGACGAGTTCAAGGTCGTCCCGCCCGGCACCGGCATCGTCCACCAGGTGAACATCGAGCACCTCGCGCGTACGGTCATGGTCCGCAAGGGCCAGGCGTACCCCGACACGCTCGTGGGCACCGACTCGCACACCACCATGGTCAACGGCCTCGGTGTGCTCGGCTGGGGCGTCGGCGGTATCGAGGCCGAGGCCGCGATGCTCGGTCAGCCGGTCTCCATGCTCATCCCGCGCGTCGTCGGCTTCAAGCTGACCGGCGAGCTCACCCCCGGTACGACCGCCACCGACCTGGTGCTCACCATCACCGAGATGCTGCGCAAGCACGGTGTCGTCGGCAAGTTCGTCGAGTTCTACGGTGAGGGCGTCGCCGCCACCTCGCTCGCCAACCGCGCCACCATCGGCAACATGTCGCCGGAGTTCGGCTCCACCGCCGCCATCTTCCCGATCGACGGCGAGACCCTGAAGTACCTGCGTCTGACCGGTCGCGCGGAGCAGCAGGTCGCGCTCGTCGAGGCGTACGCCAAGGAGCAGGGCCTCTGGCTCGACCCGGCCGCCGAGCCCGACTTCTCCGAGAAGCTGGAGCTGGACCTCGCCACGGTCGTCCCGTCCATCGCCGGCCCCAAGCGCCCGCAGGACCGGATCGTCCTCGCCAACGCCTCCCAGCAGTTCGCGCTGGACGTCCGCAACTACGTCTCCGACGACGAGGAGGCTGGCAAGGAGTCCTTCCCGGCTTCCGACTCGCCGGCCTCGGCCAACGGCGTACCGTCGCGGCCCACCACCGTGACCGCCCCCGACGGTTCGACGTACGAGATCGACCACGGCGCCGTCACCGTCGCCGCGATCACCTCCTGCACCAACACCTCGAACCCGTACGTCATGGTCGCCGCCGCGCTGGTGGCCAAGAAGGCGGTCGAGAAGGGCCTCACCCGCAAGCCGTGGGTCAAGACGACCCTGGCGCCCGGGTCCAAGGTCGTCACCGACTACTTCGACAAGGCGGGGCTCACCCCCTACCTGGACAAGGTCGGCTTCAACCTCGTCGGCTACGGCTGCACCACCTGTATCGGCAACTCCGGCCCGCTGCCCGAGGAAGTCTCCAAGGCGGTCAACGAGAACGACCTGGCCGTGACCTCGGTGCTCTCCGGCAACCGTAACTTCGAGGGCCGGATCAACCCCGACGTCAAGATGAACTACCTGGCTTCCCCGCCGCTGGTCGTCGCGTACGCCCTCGCGGGTTCCATGAAGGTGGACATCACCCGCGAGGCGCTCGGACTCGACACCGAGGGCAAGCCCGTCTACCTCCAGGACATCTGGCCCACCGAGGCCGAGGTGAACGACGTCGTCGCCAACTCCATCGGCGAGGACATGTTCAACAAGTCCTACCAGGACGTCTTCGCGGGCGACGCCCAGTGGAAGGCACTGTCGATCCCGACCGGCAACACCTTCGAGTGGGACGCCGAGTCCACCTACGTCCGCAAGCCCCCTTACTTCGAGGGCATGCGGATGGAGACCACCCCGGTCGAGGACATCGCGAACGCCCGGGTGCTGGCGAAGCTCGGTGACTCGGTCACCACCGACCACATCTCCCCGGCCGGTGCGATCAAGGCGGACACCCCCGCCGGCAAGTACCTCACCGAGCACAAGGTCGAGCGTCGTGACTTCAACTCCTACGGCTCCCGCCGTGGAAACCACGAGGTCATGATCCGCGGTACGTTCGCCAACATCCGGCTGCGCAACCAGATCGCACCCGGCACGGAGGGCGGCTTCACCCGCGACTTCACGCAGGACGGCGGACCGGTGGCGTTCATCTACGACGCCTCCCGCAACTACATCGAGCAGGACATTCCGCTGGTGATCCTCGCGGGCAAGGAGTACGGCTCCGGCTCGTCCCGCGACTGGGCCGCCAAGGGCACCGCGCTGCTCGGTGTGAAGGCCGTCATCGCCGAGTCCTACGAGCGCATCCACCGCTCGAACCTGATCGGCATGGGCGTCCTGCCGCTCCAGTACCCGGAGGGTGCGTCCGCCGAGGCGCTGGGTCTGACCGGTGAGGAGTCCTTCTCCTTCTCCGGTGTGACCGAGTTGAACAACGGCGTCACCCCCCGCACGGTCAAGGTGACCACCGACACCGGAGTGGAGTTCGACGCGGTCGTCCGCATCGACACCCCCGGTGAGGCGGACTACTACCGCAACGGCGGCATCATGCAGTACGTGCTGCGGAACCTGATCCGCGGCTGA
- a CDS encoding DUF3152 domain-containing protein, whose amino-acid sequence MPPTRLSSAQNRRRPAAGGRTGGTDQVSALRRGRHPPERNIRLLAKPLLVGLATLMGVGALVWGAFTVLFEPSGPSVTSGVQATPTGTDRPPRPTTPPGSPGAASSTVRPSPEPSRSPTYKERGSGTYTWAEGTSPRAGTEGRLVRYGVSLEGGTSLNVDAIAAEIDGILRDPRGWTRQGEASFQRVDSPPYDMLVHVVSPATTDKLCGAWGLDTRGQVNCANSPDLVVNARRWIELSDQYPNRPDDYHALIINHEVGHVLGHGHRTCPGPDEPAPAMMQQIKGLKGCRANPWVYDGEGRLIDGPPAP is encoded by the coding sequence ATGCCACCAACCCGGCTCAGCTCCGCCCAGAACCGACGGCGTCCCGCTGCCGGCGGGCGCACGGGTGGGACGGACCAGGTCAGCGCCCTTCGGCGGGGCCGTCACCCGCCCGAACGCAACATCCGCCTGCTCGCCAAACCGCTCCTGGTCGGCCTGGCCACACTGATGGGCGTCGGCGCCCTGGTGTGGGGAGCCTTCACGGTGCTCTTCGAGCCGTCGGGTCCGTCCGTCACCAGTGGTGTGCAGGCCACGCCCACCGGGACCGATCGACCCCCGCGACCCACGACCCCGCCCGGGTCCCCCGGTGCGGCTTCCTCCACCGTGCGCCCCTCCCCCGAACCCTCGCGGTCCCCGACATACAAGGAGCGCGGCTCCGGCACCTACACCTGGGCCGAAGGCACCAGCCCTCGCGCCGGCACTGAAGGTCGCCTCGTTCGGTACGGAGTGAGCCTGGAGGGCGGCACCAGCCTGAACGTGGATGCGATCGCCGCCGAGATCGACGGCATTCTGCGGGACCCCCGCGGCTGGACCCGCCAGGGCGAGGCGTCCTTCCAGCGGGTCGACTCACCGCCGTACGACATGCTGGTGCACGTGGTGTCACCCGCGACCACGGACAAGCTCTGCGGCGCCTGGGGACTGGACACCCGGGGGCAGGTGAACTGCGCCAACAGCCCCGATCTCGTGGTGAACGCACGGCGCTGGATCGAACTGAGCGATCAGTACCCGAACCGGCCTGACGACTACCACGCCCTGATCATCAATCACGAGGTCGGCCATGTCCTCGGCCATGGGCATCGCACCTGCCCGGGACCCGACGAGCCGGCACCGGCGATGATGCAACAGATAAAGGGGTTGAAGGGGTGCCGCGCCAACCCCTGGGTGTACGACGGGGAAGGTCGGCTCATCGACGGACCGCCGGCACCCTGA
- the ngcE gene encoding N-acetylglucosamine/diacetylchitobiose ABC transporter substrate-binding protein, producing the protein MGSTSAHNNGGLGRRDVIKRSAALGLIAVPTMGFLSACATGGGGDNDKKTDAPKGETSAENPLGVKNGAPLEAFIFKGGLGDQYAKDAEADYKTKYKAEVKHTGTQQVGPKLTPRFAGGNPPDVIDNSGADHLDMNKLSGQGQLQDLKALLDAPSMDDPTKKIRDVIHPSTLDKGMHGDKFDVLYYAFTIYGTWYSQKLLDDKGWAYPKTLDEMVTLCGEIKKAGLAPWTYAGKFPYYVHFNLFGQIAKIGGMESWIAIDNLEPNAWTSNDAVKQVAEHYEELAAKKYFLAGSQGLTHIQSQTAWTKGNAVFIPNGSWVENEAAPTTPKDFGMSVGALFDGSGDKMPSGTLRGEPSEPYIVSANGKNPTGGMELLRIMLSKKHAQNFATKVKSLTCVQDATEGMTLSPGLASASKAVKAAGPNLISLQLQEWYPALTDEKIGGLTGQLLTGDLKAADWIKKTQAEADKVAKDSSVTKFKRTS; encoded by the coding sequence ATGGGATCCACTTCCGCCCACAACAATGGGGGCCTCGGCCGTCGTGATGTGATCAAGCGTTCAGCAGCGCTGGGCTTGATCGCTGTTCCCACGATGGGCTTCCTCTCCGCCTGTGCCACCGGTGGTGGCGGCGACAACGACAAGAAGACCGATGCGCCCAAGGGCGAGACCTCCGCTGAGAACCCGCTCGGCGTGAAGAACGGCGCCCCCCTGGAGGCGTTCATCTTCAAGGGCGGCCTGGGCGACCAGTACGCCAAGGACGCCGAGGCCGACTACAAGACGAAGTACAAGGCGGAGGTCAAGCACACCGGTACCCAGCAGGTCGGTCCGAAGCTCACCCCGCGCTTCGCTGGCGGCAACCCGCCGGACGTCATCGACAACTCCGGCGCCGACCACCTGGACATGAACAAGCTGTCCGGCCAGGGACAGCTCCAGGACCTGAAGGCGCTGCTGGACGCGCCTTCGATGGACGACCCGACCAAGAAGATCCGCGACGTCATCCACCCGAGCACCCTCGACAAGGGCATGCACGGCGACAAGTTCGACGTGCTCTACTACGCCTTCACCATCTACGGCACCTGGTACTCCCAGAAGCTGCTCGACGACAAGGGCTGGGCCTACCCCAAGACCCTCGACGAGATGGTCACCCTCTGCGGCGAGATCAAGAAGGCCGGCCTCGCCCCCTGGACGTACGCGGGCAAGTTCCCCTACTACGTCCACTTCAACCTGTTCGGCCAGATCGCCAAGATCGGCGGTATGGAGTCCTGGATCGCGATCGACAACCTGGAGCCCAACGCCTGGACCAGCAACGACGCGGTCAAGCAGGTCGCTGAGCACTACGAGGAGCTGGCAGCCAAGAAGTACTTCCTCGCAGGCAGCCAGGGCCTGACCCACATCCAGTCGCAGACGGCCTGGACCAAGGGCAACGCCGTCTTCATCCCGAACGGCTCCTGGGTCGAGAACGAGGCCGCCCCCACCACCCCGAAGGACTTCGGGATGTCGGTCGGCGCCCTCTTCGACGGCTCGGGTGACAAGATGCCGAGCGGGACGCTGCGCGGAGAGCCCAGCGAGCCGTACATCGTTTCGGCGAACGGCAAGAACCCGACTGGCGGCATGGAGCTTCTGCGCATCATGCTCTCCAAGAAGCACGCACAGAACTTCGCCACCAAGGTGAAGTCCCTGACCTGTGTGCAGGACGCCACCGAAGGCATGACCCTCTCTCCGGGTCTCGCCTCCGCGAGCAAGGCCGTGAAGGCGGCCGGCCCCAACCTGATCAGCCTTCAGCTCCAGGAGTGGTACCCGGCTCTCACCGACGAGAAGATCGGCGGCTTGACCGGCCAGCTGCTCACCGGTGACCTGAAGGCCGCGGACTGGATCAAGAAGACCCAGGCGGAGGCGGACAAGGTTGCCAAGGACTCCTCCGTCACCAAGTTCAAGCGCACCAGCTGA